A single Archangium lipolyticum DNA region contains:
- a CDS encoding DUF3304 domain-containing protein yields the protein MRSEFAGCQQARWVPRAAHVGLVVGGLLLVLSGCKQPNEPNAGAKPGGTPGQINETPRLDKRVSLTLIGFNYTDLYIDSFSVNGQGGGNLYVSSPTSGGGGSVCCVGFSPSSKLPLQVKVRWTRDRRRWCEKEVLITDPVPASPEYLAVHFFPDGRIEGEITEEYPEVKLKLRSVDDGKRKASGNNVADEQTARCQDGY from the coding sequence ATGAGGAGTGAGTTCGCGGGCTGTCAGCAAGCCCGATGGGTACCGCGTGCGGCGCATGTGGGGTTGGTGGTGGGAGGGCTGCTGCTGGTTCTGAGCGGCTGTAAGCAACCCAATGAACCCAACGCTGGAGCGAAGCCGGGCGGAACTCCCGGGCAGATCAACGAAACACCTCGACTGGACAAGAGGGTCTCGTTGACGCTCATCGGCTTCAACTACACCGATCTGTACATCGACAGCTTCTCGGTGAACGGACAGGGTGGGGGAAACCTCTATGTCAGTTCCCCGACTTCCGGTGGAGGAGGAAGCGTGTGCTGTGTCGGCTTCTCACCGAGCAGCAAGCTGCCACTGCAAGTGAAGGTCAGGTGGACGCGCGATCGGCGGCGCTGGTGCGAGAAGGAGGTGCTGATCACGGACCCCGTGCCAGCCTCGCCCGAATACCTCGCGGTGCACTTCTTTCCCGATGGACGCATCGAGGGCGAAATCACAGAGGAGTACCCAGAGGTGAAGCTCAAACTGCGAAGCGTGGATGACGGTAAGCGCAAGGCGTCGGGGAACAACGTGGCGGATGAGCAGACGGCGAGGTGCCAGGATGGCTACTAA
- a CDS encoding T6SS phospholipase effector Tle1-like catalytic domain-containing protein has protein sequence MATKKFAARKHPALKQSQEALRRSAELADVTTQGTASVPVVSGENANVPSRATRSTGPQDLWLTFFFDGTGNNLDADQGNNEHSNVARLYLAHQREDPSNGIFRIYIPGIGTLFKEIGDPGGGIIGPGFGGRGEARLQWAMKRLETHVKKADSKVRVHVALFGFSRGATLARAFALRIAARCKKKDWVYHFMPGGQPISVYFMGLFDTVASVGMAMSANNGGAIGALQCP, from the coding sequence ATGGCTACTAAAAAGTTTGCGGCTCGGAAGCATCCAGCCCTGAAACAGTCTCAGGAGGCGCTGCGCCGCTCGGCGGAACTCGCGGACGTGACCACCCAGGGGACCGCGTCTGTGCCCGTCGTGTCGGGTGAGAACGCCAATGTCCCCTCCAGGGCCACACGCTCCACGGGTCCGCAGGACCTCTGGCTCACCTTCTTCTTTGACGGTACCGGCAACAACCTGGATGCGGATCAGGGAAACAACGAGCACAGCAATGTGGCACGGTTGTACTTGGCGCATCAACGAGAAGACCCGTCGAACGGGATATTCCGTATCTACATCCCCGGCATCGGCACGCTCTTCAAGGAGATCGGCGATCCCGGAGGGGGAATCATCGGTCCTGGCTTCGGCGGACGGGGCGAGGCGCGTCTGCAGTGGGCGATGAAACGGCTGGAGACGCACGTCAAGAAGGCGGACAGCAAGGTTCGCGTCCATGTTGCGCTGTTCGGCTTCTCGCGCGGGGCCACGTTGGCACGCGCCTTCGCGTTGCGGATCGCCGCACGCTGCAAGAAGAAGGATTGGGTCTATCACTTCATGCCGGGAGGCCAGCCCATCAGCGTGTACTTCATGGGGCTGTTCGACACCGTGGCCTCGGTCGGCATGGCGATGAGCGCGAACAATGGTGGGGCCATCGGCGCACTCCAGTGTCCTTGA
- a CDS encoding cytochrome P450 produces the protein MPLPPLMGRQLPVIGHFPYIHGIGADSFGFFLDGYRQHGRIFAVRDTFNTFAVLLGPEANRFVLERETPHLSWGAAYGAEGSRVMGPTAMALQDGEEHRRRRAPMMSSFRHQNIAAFCDTMVELARSQTGTWKEGQPFDFVGEVSELTFRVACAFLLGVQVGEDYPRFRDIYKKMFRPVGLALQAAGLPYMQRYRDQLGRLSASWIADRRAHPREDIISRLLEAGLEDKDVMAQVLMLMFAGHDTTKLSLSWTLATLHQHPEYLKRVLAEQEEVLGDGAITAESMKSLPVLERAIREANRLYPPVSLARRGVLEEFELGGYTVPKGWKVMYLPRVSHQLPDVFKEPERYDPDRFAPPREEHKQPYAMVEFGGGYRTCIGKELALFEAKVVLSYLLRTFTFELVPGQRIEAANSGAMTSPKNGVKVIAKRTGRRVPMEKAA, from the coding sequence ATGCCGCTTCCCCCCCTCATGGGCAGACAACTGCCCGTCATCGGCCACTTCCCCTACATTCATGGCATTGGAGCCGACTCGTTCGGCTTCTTCCTGGATGGGTACCGCCAGCACGGCCGTATCTTCGCGGTGCGGGACACGTTCAACACGTTCGCGGTGCTGCTCGGGCCCGAGGCCAACCGCTTCGTGCTGGAGCGCGAGACGCCGCACCTGTCGTGGGGAGCGGCCTACGGCGCGGAGGGCTCGCGCGTCATGGGCCCCACGGCGATGGCCCTGCAGGATGGCGAGGAGCACCGGCGCCGGCGCGCGCCGATGATGTCCTCGTTCCGGCACCAGAACATCGCGGCCTTCTGCGACACCATGGTGGAGCTGGCGCGCTCGCAGACGGGGACTTGGAAGGAGGGCCAGCCGTTCGACTTCGTCGGCGAGGTGAGCGAGCTGACGTTCCGGGTGGCCTGCGCATTCCTGCTCGGGGTGCAGGTGGGGGAGGACTACCCGCGCTTCCGCGACATCTACAAGAAGATGTTCCGCCCGGTGGGGCTGGCGTTGCAGGCGGCGGGGCTGCCGTACATGCAGCGCTACCGCGACCAGCTGGGGCGGCTGTCCGCGAGCTGGATCGCCGACCGGCGAGCCCACCCGCGCGAGGACATCATCAGCCGGCTGTTGGAGGCGGGGCTGGAGGACAAGGACGTGATGGCGCAGGTGTTGATGCTGATGTTCGCCGGGCATGACACGACGAAGCTGTCGCTGTCGTGGACGCTGGCGACGCTGCATCAGCATCCGGAGTACCTGAAGCGGGTGCTGGCCGAGCAGGAGGAGGTGCTGGGAGACGGTGCCATCACGGCGGAGTCGATGAAGAGTCTGCCAGTGCTGGAGCGGGCCATCCGCGAGGCCAACCGGCTCTACCCGCCGGTGTCCCTGGCGCGGCGCGGGGTGCTGGAGGAGTTCGAGCTGGGGGGCTACACGGTGCCCAAGGGCTGGAAGGTGATGTACCTGCCGCGGGTGTCGCACCAGTTACCGGACGTGTTCAAGGAGCCGGAGCGGTACGACCCGGACCGGTTCGCGCCGCCGCGCGAGGAGCACAAGCAGCCGTATGCGATGGTGGAGTTCGGGGGCGGCTACCGCACGTGCATCGGCAAGGAGCTGGCGCTGTTCGAGGCCAAGGTGGTGCTCTCGTACCTGTTGAGGACGTTCACCTTCGAGCTGGTGCCGGGGCAGAGAATCGAGGCGGCGAACTCGGGGGCGATGACGAGCCCGAAGAATGGGGTGAAGGTCATCGCGAAGAGAACGGGCCGCCGGGTGCCGATGGAGAAGGCCGCGTAA